The DNA segment CCCACTGGGCTGCATGTGGCCTTGGAGGCACTTCTCCCAGGTTAACCTCAGGCAAACACGGACACGTATGAAGGACTCAGCAGATGCTCTCTGAAGAACAGGAAGGAACAATGAGCATGGAAACCTCAGAGAAAAGAGGATTTCATCCACCAGACAGTGGGGCACTGGGACAGCAGGGCACAGATTACCAAAAGCAAGAAAAGCAGCAGCGCTCCTCTGAGTGAGGGACACACAATGATCTGTTGCAGTGGAGGGAAAATATTATAACTTTTatcagcatttatttttgtttcctccttTATCTGTTTGCATGCTTCATAATGTGTGTTATATCAATGCATACATAATTTATCAATTAAAAGTACACACATACTAAAGTGCttgcttaaaacattttttactaATAGGTAGGGTTATACAATCAGACTGTTAGAGGCCATAGGAGAATGAAGCCTGACCTGGGAGAAGCTGGGCCCCCAGGTGGGGAGCTCTGGGCCCATGAAAGCACGTTATAAGACCCACGCCGTGACCGTGCAGTTCTTCAGTGGGTCCTTCTTCTCCAGCACTGTGTAGGTGCAGGTCTCCTTGTTGAAGACCGCCTGGCACTTGTCTCTGTCATAACCCATAGGTATAGCTGCACTGGCATTGACAGAAGAACAACACGTGTTAGAAGGAACAGGATGCCCAGCCTCCCTGGGGGCTAACTGAGCTGGAAGCGTCTGGAGTGCCCCTCACCTACATAAGGGAATCTTAACATGTCACTCTCAGAAATCTGCACCCCAATACACAGGGCCTGAACTATGAGCACAGACCACCCCTGACGTCATGGCTAAATTCCATCCTGCACATACTGGACAGCAGCGAGTTCCAACAGGCCCAGAGGTCTGGACTCCCCTGAGGCCAGGCAGCCTGCTCCAGCCTGACTCTTCTTGTCCTTGCTGCTCAGGAAGCAGTCAGCAGTGCTGCTGCCTGAATGTGGGGAGGGTTAGGGTTAGTCGTCCCAGCGCTGGCAAGGGGGCCTGTTATGTCAGAAGCTATCTCAGCCAACGCGAACAATGGATCACTTCAGTCAGGGACCGTGGAGCCCACGGAGAAGCTGATGAAAACTGGAAAAGACCTCCCTGGGGAGAATCCACCCACACATTCAAGGGTGCAAACAATTTTAGGGCTCATTGCCCTCTTGAAATCCACCTGTAAACTCCAGATTTAAATTGCCCATCTTCAAAGTGCATACAAAATAGCCATCTACATGGCCTTTGTGACAACGCTTCCTTCCACAAAGTGACCTTTGACTTATTTTAACAAAAGAGGACATTTCAATCCTATGCCCAAAGGGTAATATGGAAACCAAAGGGAACACTGGAAGAAGCTTTTCCCAAGGGTGGATGACCCAGGCAGTGGGGAGTCCAGAGCAGCCTGGGCCTGGGCCACCAACCTCAAGCTCAATTGCTTCTGGGCAGCTTCAAATCCAGACAATGTCCCTTAAAGAGTGTAGTGAGTGAAGAAATTCCCCTAGAGAAAATCTTATCAAAACAtgtatcaccaaaaaaaaaaaaaaacattcacaaGAGAAACTTCGTAGGCGGTGATATGATTGTAGGAGAAAGGGGCTGAAGACTCTGAGCAGAAGAGAAAATGTGCCAGTCTCCTCCATGTGAAGCTCTGTGCTGAGTGAGACAGGCAAGGGGTCAGGAAGCAGGGAAGGGGCTCTGTGGGCTCTGACCTGAAACCAGTTTCTATCCCAGGATCGAGGGACATAACTGGTCTAGAGAAGACATTAAATGTGTTTTAAGTTAATGAGTTTAAatgaatctctgtgtgtgttagtcactcagtagtgttcagctctttgtgacccgtggactgttgcccgaggctcctctgtccatgggattctcctggcaagaatcctggagtggtttgccgttcctttctcccgggggtcttcccgacccagggatccaacccatttctcttatgtttcctgcatggcaggagggttctttactgactgagccatgagAGTAGCCTGAATTTATATGAAGAAtctcatttaattaattaattttggggGCCTTACTTCTTGtcttgcaggatctttgttcgccaaccagaaattgaacccaggcccatagCAGCAAAAATGCCAAGTCCTAaacattgaaccaccagggaactccctcatttaattctcatattcACTTGATTATCCCTATTTTatggtgaggaaactgagtctcagagaggttaagaaacttatacagagtcacacagctgctaTACAAGGGAATGGAGATTCAGACTCAGTTACTCCGGCCCCAGCATCAAGGCTCTTTTCACTTCACTGTTTTCCACACTAGGTCCATGAGACCCCTAGAAAAGGATCACATTGACATGGCTGTGATGAGGCATCccagagtggggtggggagggtcaaATCTAGTGGACGAGGATGCTTTGGCCACCGTGGAGGGGTACTGTGATGTCAGAGAGGAAAGGCTCACTGGGCTTAATCTTGCTGATGCTATCACACTCCCGAGTCACATTGACACttgataaaaagacaaaaatcaggtTTCAGGAGCACAGAATCAAGGTTCAGTTGTAATATGTGACTCACTCAAGGCAGTACGTGCAAACCTGCTTCGGGTAGCCAGACATACAGTCTCTGGATCCGATAATCCTTTTGCTCCACTTAGCACTTGGCACGGGGCATGCTCAACAAATGGATTCAGAACTTCCCAGGTACTTAAACTTCAGTAGCACTCGGGTGTTTGGAGTTAAGTCGAGTGTTTGTGCTTCTACTCCTTGGTGATAGGTATCACAAGACTCTCTGAGGCACCTATTAAAATCCAAATTGCATGGCCTCCAGTAGATCCTGACTTAGTAGGTTTCAGACGTGGACCCCAGGAATCTGTATTTCATTAAGCTTCTCAGATGAGTCTGTGATCGGGCAAGTCTGGGGAGCACTTCTTCACACTAACGCTTCTGTCATCAAAGCCACTCTTGGCCTTGCGAAACACTGTAGGGCCAAGACTGATGTCAAGACAACAGATggatggggatggggatggggaggaaagGAGGTGGGACGGCTGATTTGGATGCAACTGCTGAGGAAAGAGGAGAATTAGGACCAGTTTGCAGGTACTCTCTGCTTTATTGGCCTGAGTACTAGGACTTTGGCATCCAGAAGAAAACATCTGCACAAGCTTTCGAGTGACTTGAGTTAAACTTGAGCAGTGAAGCAACTTCGGGTTTAGAGTACAAGGATCACTACAGAGCATCCTTTGCTCCTCACATCCACATCCTCTGCCTGTGTTCAGAGCCATTCCTGTTCCTGCAAATTGCCACAGGCCAGGCAAGGCTGCAGGAAAGCCAGATCCCTTCTAGAACAGCTTCAGACTATTGGGTACCCTTTCCTGTTTTTAGCAACCCATATGGATatagatatttaataataaaagttattatcaaaattcaaaaatgaCCTAAACGAAATAAGTCTGAGGTAGAAGGAACCCATTAACAGAtacatggataaacaaaatgtgattatatatgtgtgtatatacatatataatattatctaTAGATATCTATGTATCCATACAGATTTTCTAtagatatctatatatctatatataatatagacataattcaatacatttaaatttatagataatatgtattattatatatttaaatttaatatattgatCTGTctaatatatatgtgatataataTATTGAAtgcaattttttcctttttaaagctgaaacaTGTTTACTGTATATATGCAGTTCTGagacatgctacaacatgaatgattCTTGAGGACATTACACTGCCATAAGCCAGTGTGGGTGTTCAGGATGAGCCACCCCACTATGTGCCACTTTTTCATGAAGCttattttgagctgaaagcaATAGTCACATTGCAGCCTCAAAAGAAACTACTGTCGCCTCCCCCAACTCCCTAGGAAGCATTTAAATTGAGGGTTCTTCCCACAGAAGAGTTATTACCAGAGACAATTGTATTTAAGTGACCCCGGTTATATGTCAGGGTAAACatctgagggactgaactgatggGAACATCTAGTTATGAAACGGATACTCTTACTCTTTTCGTCCTGTGAATGACGCTCTGTCCGTGCAAAGCCCCAGCTCCTATCTCTTTCCTTAGCACAGGACGGCATATGTACCTCGTTCTACCTGCCCTTGTGCTTCTGTCTCTAAACCTCTCATGTTTGTGGGATTCCcatacatatgaaaataaatttgattttttcctgTTAATCAGTCTCATGTAAATTTAGTTCTTAGCCAGAAGAACCTAGGTGGGAGgagttttcttccttcccaatacCAGTCGTAAAAGAACAAATACTGGACGcctccacctgctgctgctgctgagtcgcttcagtcgtgtccgactctgtgcgaccccatggactgcagcccaccaggctcccccgtccctgggattctccaggcaagaacactggagtgggttgccatttccttctccaatgcgtgaaagtgaaaagtgaaactgaagtcgctcagtcgtgcccgactctttgcgaccccatggactgcagcccaccaggctcctccgtccatgggattctccagacaagagcactggagtggggacACCTCCACCTAGGGTTGTCAAATTCATAGATACAGCGTAGAACGGTGGTTGCCAGGAACTAGGGAGAGTAGGAGGTGGGGAGTTGTTGTTCAATAGGTCTGGGATTTTAGTTTGGGAAGAAGAAAgatttctggagatggatggtggagATGGTTGCACAAAATCGcaaatatacttaatgccactaaaAGTTACTttgtaaaatggttaaaatggtaaattttatgttatgtatattttaccacgatttaaaaaaagaaaagaaagaaataggattGAAAACTAAACTTCCTTCAAGATGGGATTCGGGGATTtggggctttttgtttgttttttaaattttttggcgtggctgctcagcatgtgggatcttagtcccccaaccaggaatcaagtctgagccccttgcattggaagcaacaagtctcaaccactggaccaccagggaagccccaggatgggGTTTTGAAAGAGGGAGCAGCTGTTCCTCAGACAGCACCCCAACAGTGGCCGCCTGCCCCTCTCAGCCCAGCTAGCTTGAGACTTACGTGTTGCAACATTCAATTCCATCATTGGAACAATGACAGCTTTCACAGTTCTCAGTCTTCCAGTCTGATTTCAGCTCGTGTGTGACTCCACTGAGATCCTTGCATCCTAAAATAATGCATGTGGCATCATCAGCAGAGTCCTAAGGTCACACAACCAGGAGAAGGACACTGGGGCTAGATGGTACCGTCTGTACTTCACCCTACTCATAGAGAGACTCTTGGTGATTTTACAAGCATCTCAGAAAAGTACTCATATATTCATTCATGGCTAAATTCAGCACTTTCTAACTCATACTACTTATCATATTTTCCTTACAACAAGATTAAGTCTATCCAGAGTTCATTTCAGAACAGACATTTCAAGACAATGTGAGCTCCTCCCTCTTTAATTAGATGGCTACTATGAGCCaaaattccctgatagctcagcagggaagaacacacctgccaaacCTGAggtagagaaaaaagaagaaaagagcccacctgccaatgcaggagacctggcttcaatccctgggtcaggaagatcccctggagaaggaaatggcagcccactccaatacgctcgcctgggaaatcccatggacagaggaccctggcgggctgcagtccatggggtcacaaaagagctggacttgactcAGCAACCAAGCAACAACAAATTATGAGCCTACGAGTACTTAGGGCGACTTTTTCCTGCTATATTATCTCTGGATAAAtgcctcttttctcctcttttatttggttttcaACCCTAAAAGCACATATGAAACATCTTGgacactttacaaaaaaaaaacaaaaaaacaaaaaacctgtgcCTGGGTACCAACGCAGAACAaagaaatcagaatctctgggcatGAGGCCCAGGCTGCCGTATTTTTGGACATCTCCTTTAGTTGGTTCAAATGTTCAATCATGAatgagaaccactgctgtagaTACGCGGTGGTCCGTGGATCTCGGGTATGCTTGAGGGACCAGCAACATTAGGACCACCTGAGGTCATGAGACGTGAAGACTCTCACTCGACTCCAGGCCCACAGAATCAGAATCTGTACTTTAGTAAGAGTCCCAGAGAGTTTGCACACACATTTAGCGTTTGAGAAGTGCTGGAATAATCAAGGACTCTCAACCCTAACTGCATGTAAGAGTCAATCAAGAAGCTTCTAAATTGTAGATCCTATCCTTGAGATTCTGATTTACCTGGTTTTGAATGGGCCTGAACATTCggagaaagcagtggcaccccactccagtactcttgcctggaaaatcccgtggacggaggagcctggtaggctgagtaAGCTTcaaaaattctccaggcaattctcATACAGCTAGGATTGAGAACCACtttctcatataaatggaatgttGAAATACCTCATTTTACTCCATTTATACATCTGCCCTAACCCTCTATCTCATGCAGATTTAAGGTTATTCATCTGCCAATAGTTTATATTTACTGAGATGCAATCAAATAACAAAACATTGAAAAGTCAAGACTTACCATTAGATGCGGAGCTCTCATTAGGTATGAAATAGCACTGGGCATTGCATAAAGTCACAAAGGTGGCTAAAACCACAAAGCTGAACAGAAGAGCATTCTGTAAAGTAAAGAAGGGCCagggaagaaaaatgaatgaattcagttGGTAATTATTGACTGAGTGTCCTGTAGGGAGGGCCCTACTGGGCTCTGACAGGTGGTTTGAAGGTAGAGCTTCTATCTTCAGATAATCTAACAAAGAAACAAGATCTATAAAGTTACTAAAATTAACTGGGGAAGAAGCAAAATGTGAGTGAAAAGTCATAGAGCAATAATGTTAGTGTGCTATATTACTACAGAGGAGTTCAGGAAACCCTTGTGGATAGGAGATTTTTAGCTGCTTTGCAGGGCATGTATAATTTAAACGACAGAAATAAGGGATTGAAGAGAGTTTCAAGAAGATAATAGAACAATGACAAAGATAATAAAACACGACAAAGATATGAAGACAAATAAACCACAATTGGAGACTTGCCGGAGCTAATTGGGATAGTTAGAGTTCTTAGACCACAAGGTTAAGaacttcattttccagatgataaAGGCATTGCTGATGGCTGATGAACATATCAGCTCATCTAGGCTGATATTTGATCTGTAGAACAAAGGAAGGCATCAGGTTGCTCTTGTCATCATTTTGAGGTGAGCAAACTAAACAAACTTTAAGGTGGGAATTTCCAGAAaccttttaaaaaggaagatgggATGAGGGTACTTATTCTGTAAGTGTCTAAAATTAATTATGAGCTGATGCTACTTGAAGTAGTGTGTTGCTGATATAGAGAcaaataaatggaacaaaataaaaaaacccagaaaaaatatacttatttatgagtaaatataaatatgtattattaaaataaatttagtctTTGAAATCTGTAGAGAATGATTATTCAATAAGTGGTATTAGAACAAATGGTGAActatttgaggaagaaaaaagttCATTTTCTACTTTAGTTCTCACaataaaatactttctaaaaGGATTCAAAGGTTACATGTTTACAATAAGACCATAAACTAATCACAGAAATACAGGCAAATATtctaagcagaaaaggaaaagaaaataaataggtttaaatatgtaaaagttgtaactcataaaattaaaaaaacagttaCCAAATTTGGAGAACATCAATATATGAAGAGTTTCTATATATCCATGGAAAAAAGGGAAACATAGCTGAAAAATGATAGAGAAGAC comes from the Bos javanicus breed banteng chromosome 28, ARS-OSU_banteng_1.0, whole genome shotgun sequence genome and includes:
- the MSMB gene encoding beta-microseminoprotein isoform X3; translated protein: MNALLFSFVVLATFVTLCNAQCYFIPNESSASNGCKDLSGVTHELKSDWKTENCESCHCSNDGIECCNTAAIPMGYDRDKCQAVFNKETCTYTVLEKKDPLKNCTVTAWVL
- the MSMB gene encoding beta-microseminoprotein isoform X2; the encoded protein is MNALLFSFVVLATFVTLCNAQCYFIPNESSASNGDLPDPGIEARSPALAGCKDLSGVTHELKSDWKTENCESCHCSNDGIECCNTAAIPMGYDRDKCQAVFNKETCTYTVLEKKDPLKNCTVTAWVL
- the MSMB gene encoding beta-microseminoprotein isoform X1 is translated as MNALLFSFVVLATFVTLCNAQCYFIPNESSASNARQGPLSMGFPRRAYWSGLPFPSPGDLPDPGIEARSPALAGCKDLSGVTHELKSDWKTENCESCHCSNDGIECCNTAAIPMGYDRDKCQAVFNKETCTYTVLEKKDPLKNCTVTAWVL